AACTGCTGTGCATTAGAGTTGAATAGGTCATTTTTACACGAGGTTCCTTGTTTGACTTTAAAGTGGTATTTTTTTATGTagatgtacatttttttaaaacaaacctcTCTGTAACACCTGTTGGTGTCAGTCTCTAGTTGTCATCATTCTGCCACCACAATGCAATGCACTTCCATCTCAACACCAAAGATGGTGTCATGCATCCAACACCCTCCTTATACATAATTTCACTACTTTCTAGTGTGAGTGATTCCTGTTTGATTCTTACTGGAAGCTGTTGCTTGGTTGGAAGTACCACAAACCAAAccatcaaaacaaagaaaatctttTAATTCTCTGAACTTATCTGTAAAAAGACCTGTGGTCTGCACTGATCAGTGCCAGACTATGAACATAGATTCTTCCAAAGGTGTGCTCCATCCTTATAAATAACTGAATGTGATAATTGGAGATATATAATATTTTCCCCCTTGTGTGATTAGACCTCAGATTGCAGTTTAAAAAGTATCTTTATTGCATCAAAGGCCCTTACAGTGACAGAAGGTCCATCATATACTTATGGAATGGAACTTGTCTTCAGAGGTTGCTTTATGGAATTACTTGCACTAAAGGAGAAAAACCTTTCTTCCTATTAATGTCCAAATGAACCCACACCCCTAAAATACATCATTAATTCTCACAAACACCAAATAATTGTGTGTTTCATAGTCTTAGAACATGCAACTCAAAACCTTGTACTATAGAGAATTGtagtggaataaaaaaaaaaaaaaatgtgtacaGAGTGCCGGTTTGAGGAAAATGAGGAAGAAATGTGGCGAAAACATTTCAGAACAGGAACTGATTTCAAAGTTCATTCAAGTACTACCCAACAAATACGACACCAGTGAGTTTCCCTCAAGATAAATGCTTGTCTGGCACATCTCTGTCTTCTatcctttcactctctttcaaCTGCTTGTCTTCTGGTCCTTCCCAACCTGGTCTTCTTCACAATTTAGCGCTTTGACAGTTCATTGGATAACCAGTCCAGTCCCTCATACAGACCTGTGCCTTGAGTAGCACATGTGGCCTGAACATGCCACTGGTGGAACAGAAGGGGATGAGGAGCTTAATTGCAATGTGTAAAAAGTTTGCTGCATGCTAAAGTTTAGGAGTAATAACATACACAAAGCTATTCAATGTTTAAAATGGGACAAACTGTGCTCTATAGAAAAGGTAGGTATATTTCTACTTGTACCCAAATGTACCTGGAGTAAGTATATTTGGTCTTATTCTGATATTCTTATTCttgtatattatttatactatatattatacttactaatatataattattatatattattccATTAATTTTGATAGCACAGAAGTGGAGCATCTGAACTGTCACAGGAGTAGAACAgtacacaaataaaatgaacaaactcACAGTTCGGCTCCGGAGGCTGTGTAGACCCAATTTGTCTGTCAAGTCACTCACTGCCATAGCATTGGGCAAGTCCTGTTTGTTAGCAAATACAAGCAGCACTGCATCTCTGAGATCATCCTCCTGTAACTAGATATTCAAGAGGGCAGGTGGCagacatgtaaaaaaaaaaaaaaagtgcttaaatAAAATAGAACCATTAAAACTTGTTCTTGTTCTGTTTAAATATGAAGAGTATTAGAATATTCTTATAACAGACCTGgactatattaaaatatatttaataaatgcatatttttaatagtttatGATGGACTTAAATTCTCTTTGAGACATAGTGAAgttcacaaacatttcagaattgACTACTTTTGTCACAATCTTACCATTTTAGACAATTCCTCTGCAGATTCtgctattctctctctgtcattgcTATCCACCACAAATATAAGGCCCTGCaaaagaaacagtgtgtgtgtgtgtgtgtgtcaacaagGCTAGATTATAGAAAATATCCATTTAAGCATAACTGAAACCTCATGCTCGAAGACCTCTGTGTCACTACCATGATCACAAAGGCAGGTGAGAATGGAACCCATGAGTTGTACCTGTGTGTTCTGGAAGTAGTGCCTCCACAAAGGTCTGATTTTGTCCTGGCCACCAACATCCCATACAGTGAAGCAAATGTTCTTATATTCAACAGTTTCCACATTAAAACCTGTTTAGAAGAAATATATCCTTTTACAGTAAGCCATAGGTTGCCCAATTACTGTAAATTATGCAGTAGAACCTAACAGAACATATTGTACATGCATGTTAAATAAGGTACACAGAAAATGTAGTTCTTGTGTGTGAAATTACAACCACGAATGACCAAATGTTACACAATTCCTTTTTAATACTGAAATAATATCATTCTGAAATAGGTATGCcaaaatcaaagaaaataacttgtggtaagaatgctctttttttttcatgaaaaacATTCCTTAGATTTCACAAAGGAGCAACCCGGCATCTCAAGCAAATCGACACATGGAGGATTACCAATAGTTGGAATGGTGGTTACAATCTCCCCAAGCTTTAGTTTGTACAGAATAGTAGTTTTTCCAGCAGCATCCAAACCAACTGCAattaaaggaaacaaaaaaaaatcttagaaAATGTTCAGAAACAAACTGTCAGTACACTGCAGCATTTGGGGTGAAGTAAGTTGCAATAAGCTCGTCTGAGGCTTGAACTATGTTAATGCTGCATGCGAATTAGCATTACCTGATGATAAATACAGAAACTATGCAAGCTAATGACTCGGAGTAGGAAGTAAGTCattcatgcaaaataaatacGGCTGTATGTGGTGAAAGCACTTTCAAATAGTATTTTAAAACTCATTTGTAAAAAGGTTAAATGGCCCTATAAAGGGTGCGTAAAGGGCAGATTTTGCGAAAAGGGAAGCTTTTCAACTACAATGTTACATAAATCCACTAACACGGTAAACTAATTACAAACAACTGACGGATTTACTGTACAACTCTCGAATTTTAAATGCAtcaactgaaatgaaaagatACACCTGAACAACTGGTTAGTTACCTTGTAACTGAGTATCTAGACAATGACAAATGGTGTATCAAGTATTAAGAGGCttgaaacactgaaactagTTACGCTTTCAGACTATTATGGATGAAAAGAAATTAGAACCATCTATCTAGCAACTGAGCCTTGGTCATAGGAGCAGATGTGCgtgaaaacagaaaactgatATTAGTAAATGTCGCTAACGCGATCTAGATAGCATAAGTTAAGAATGTAAATAACAAactgttagctagttagctcaCCCATAAGTATTCGCATCTGTTTCTTTCCGAAGAGTTTGGAAAACAGCGAGGAAATCGTGAGTCCCATGTTGTATAAGGATCTCACTTGATAGGaaatataactaataataaaaacctatAAAAACAGAAGGTACTCAGTATGGCCGGTCTATACTGTGTATCCACACCAAACAGGTGCGTCCTCAGATGCCACGTCCAGGCCAACGCGGAAGAAATTACGTCAgtattgtattttgtatgttaaactttatttaaatgatACA
This region of Electrophorus electricus isolate fEleEle1 chromosome 2, fEleEle1.pri, whole genome shotgun sequence genomic DNA includes:
- the LOC113579986 gene encoding ADP-ribosylation factor 4-like → MGLTISSLFSKLFGKKQMRILMVGLDAAGKTTILYKLKLGEIVTTIPTIGFNVETVEYKNICFTVWDVGGQDKIRPLWRHYFQNTQGLIFVVDSNDRERIAESAEELSKMLQEDDLRDAVLLVFANKQDLPNAMAVSDLTDKLGLHSLRSRTWHVQATCATQGTGLYEGLDWLSNELSKR